The following are encoded in a window of Labrus bergylta chromosome 16, fLabBer1.1, whole genome shotgun sequence genomic DNA:
- the LOC110003400 gene encoding uncharacterized protein, whose protein sequence is MMKMAGSVECCCVTLLFALTCVSAVQVLNSIKNLKKLDFGPSVPEHSLVLLYWFANTVIINHNNEIRLTFDPRNGDYSSHPYYNHENLLDPLPRAQHDYTIGNLNQGTSVRLPSYVVHPPTSFAVGNMDRIIIRVRGDRIDQVYLTQHYSGYHDHGTEYDPAHTYLITTNLLRQIREFSMGGNYQTLLSLRNRFGSNADVYSIINTLGDLACLGLFLCIVMKRQIDFREQSRRPENRNNDESNENSSPVNNYENRGQVNNYENTGQVNNYENRGRVNNYTSEPENNHRCKLCIIFSVFILVVIVIVIGAYVLFG, encoded by the coding sequence ATGATGAAGATGGCAGGAAGTGTCGAGTGTTGTTGCGTAACTCTGCTCTTTGCTCTTACCTGTGTGTCAGCTGTTCAAGTGCTGAATTCAATCAAGAATTTAAAGAAACTTGACTTTGGACCATCTGTACCTGAACACAGTCTGGTGCTGCTCTACTGGTTTGCCAACACAGTTATCATCAATCATAACAATGAAATACGGTTGACATTTGACCCAAGAAATGGAGATTACAGCTCACATCCTTATTACAACCATGAGAATTTGTTGGACCCACTGCCTCGAGCACAACACGACTACACTATTGGAAATCTCAATCAAGGCACGTCAGTTCGACTTCCATCTTATGTTGTCCATCCTCCAACTTCGTTTGCGGTAGGAAATATGGACAGGATCATAATCAGAGTCAGGGGAGATAGGATAGACCAGGTGTATCTCACACAGCATTACAGTGGTTATCACGACCATGGGACAGAATATGATCCAGCTCACACCTACCTGATCACAACGAACCTCTTAAGACAAATCAGAGAGTTTTCTATGGGAGGAAACTACCAGACCCTGTTGAGTCTCCGCAATCGCTTTGGAAGTAATGCTGATGTGTACAGCATCATAAACACATTGGGAGACCTCGCCTGCCTCGGActgtttttgtgtattgtgATGAAGAGACAGATCGACTTTCGGGAACAAAGCAGAAGACCAGAAAACAGGAACAATGATGAGTCGAATGAGAACAGCAGTCCAGTCAATAACTATGAGAACAGAGGTCAAGTCAATAACTATGAGAACACAGGTCAAGTCAATAACTATGAGAACAGAGGTCGAGTCAATAACTACACCTCAGAACCCGAAAACAACCACAGATGCAAGTTGTGTATCATTTTTTCGGTCTTCATTTTAGTAGTGATTGTTATTGTAATTGGTGCCTACGTTTTATTCGGTTaa